The Polyangium aurulentum genomic interval GAAGGCGGCGTCGAGATCGGGCGTGTCGGGCACGGCGATCAAGAAGTCGCGCTCGAGCGCTTGCCGCATCTCCGCGGCGCTCTCCAGGACCCGGCGCTCGGTCGGCCCGTCGACGTGGTGGATGGACATCTGGCGATTGAGGAGCGTGTAGCGGCAGCCGGGCGCAGGGCGGGCGACGCGCAGGGTCGTGCGGAAATGCGAATTCGGGTGGGTCGACAGGTAATAGTTGGTGACCTCGAAGTCGGCCTGGAACTGCTCCTGGAGGTCGAAGCGATAGGTGGTCCTCCAGCTCTCGCCGGCCTTCGCTTGCATCACGATGTAGCCCGCCTTGTCGAACAGCCGGTAGGGCTCGTGGGGCGTCGATTGCTCGATCCCCGTCTCGAGGCGCAATGGGCCCGTGGGGGTCTGTCCTCCGAAGCCGACATCGGCGATGTACGGGCCTTCGTCCAGGTCGACGCGCAAGAGCATGTGGCTGCGCGGCGTGATCGTGTCCTCGGGGATGTTCCACAGGACGCGCGCGGCGAGGGGCGTGATACGAAAGCCGAGGGATTGGAGGACCACCTGAAGAACGCGGTTCTGCTCGAAGCAGTAGCCGCCTCGCCGCTCGTGGAGGAGCTTTTTCTCCAGGGAGGGCAGGTCGAGGGGCACCGGCCAGCCGAGGAACGGGCTCAGGTTCTCGAAGGGGATGGTCTCGGCGTGGCGGCGGACGATGTCGCGCAGGACGTCGAGCGTCGCGGCGCGCGGCCCCGTGTAGCCAATGCGCTGGAAGTAGGCGTCGAGGTCGATGGTCTGGCTCATGGCGCTCGCGCATCTTACACGAAAGCGAAGGCGCGGGCTCCGGGTTGCTGCTCCCGGATGACGCCTCCGGCGCCGTGCACTAGATCGGGGTCCGGGGCGCCCACGCCCCACACCCCAGGGCTCTTCGCAGGAGAATTCATGCATCCGATCGCGACCTCGCTCATCGAATCGGCCTTCATCGCGGCCAGCCGGCTCGCCAAGCGCAGGTTCGACGCGCAAGCCCCGCGCGCAGGAGAGGTCAACCGGGACCTGCTCCAGCGCATCCTGCGCCGGCAGGCGGACACCGAGTTCGGGCGGCGGTACGGCTTCCACGCCCTCCGGAGCGCGAGCGACTTCCAGCGCGCCGTGCCCATCTGCACCTACGACGACATACGCGCCGATATCGAGCGCATGGCCCGCGGCGAGTCCAATGTGCTCACCCGCGACCCCGTCGTCGCCTTCGGCCTGTCGTCGGGCACGACGGGCAACCAGAAGCTCATCCCCTTCACCACGTACGGCAACCGCAGGAACATGGCCATCTCGCTCATCATGCGGGGCGCCGTCTACGAGGCGATCCCGGCCGCGCGCCGTGGCGGGCGCGGCATCCTTTTGATGAGCGGCGTGCTCACGGGAAAGACCGAGGGCGGGTTCCCCACGGGCGCAGCCAGCGCCCTGGCCATGAACAACATGCTGAAAGGCCGGCTGAAGTTCTGGGTCTCCCCGGACGAGGCTTTCTTGATCCGCAAGCAGACCGACGCCCATTACGTGCACCTGCTCTTCGGCCTCGCCGATCCCGGGCTCGCGTCGCTCGGCGCGCCCTTCGCCTCGGGCCTGCTCGACTTCTTCCAGCTCCTCGAGGCCCGCTGGCCCGCGCTCGTCGACGACCTCGGCCGCGGCACCCTGAGCGCCGACATCACGCTCCCGCCCGAGCTCGACGCGCCCATTCGCGCCCGGCTGCGCGCTCACCCCGCGCGGGCCCGGGCGCTCGGGCGTGAATTCGAGAGAGGGTTCTCCGGCATCGCGCGGAGGATCTGGCCCGCGCTGTCGCACGCCTCCGCCATCACGGGCGGCAGCTTCCACCTCTACGCCGACAAGCTCGGGCGCTACCTCGGCGATCTGCCGCTCGTCTCCTCGTTCTACGGCGCCACCGAGGCGATCATGGGCGTCAACCTCGGCGCGGACAGGCCCGTTTACGCCATGCTGCCGACCTCGGCATTCTGGGAATTCATCCCCGCGGCCGAGCTCGACGCCGAGCGCCCCTCGACGCGCCTCCTCGACGAGGTCGAAAAGGGCGAGCGCTACGAGATCGTGCTGACCACGTTCACGGGGCTCTACCGTTATCGGCTGGGGGACGTGGTCGAAGTGGTGGACCACCACGGCAAGACGCCCGTGGTGGAGTTCGTCCACCGGCGGGGCAGCCTGCTCAACATCGCGGGGGAGAAGACGTCGGAGCAGGCGGCGCGCCACGCGCTGACGGAGGCGCTCTCGAGGGCGGGCATGGAGCTGATCGATTTCTCCACCATGGAGGATCTCGGCGCGACGCCCAAGCGCTACGTGTTCTTCGTGGAGCTCGACGCGCGCGGCCAGCCCGTCGACGTGGCGCAGCTCTCGGCGTGGCTCGAGGAAGCCCTGCGCCGCGCCAACCCGTTCTATGCGACCCTGCGGGCGCGCATGGGGCCGATCGCATTGCATCCCGTGCAGCCGGGCACGTTCCGCGAATTGCGCGATCTCTTGATCAGCCGGGGCGCCTCGCCGAGCCAGGTGAAGATCCCGCGCGTGGTGACCGAGGGGCCGCTGTCACAGCTCCTGATGGCGCGCCGGGTGGGAGGATAGCGAGCGCGTCAGACCTGCCCCACCCAGCCCTGGTCGTTGCGCTGGAATGCCTCGCGAAGGGCCGCGACGACCTCGTCGGGCAGCGGCCCGCGCTCGACCAGGGCCACATCGCGCTCGAGGTTCTCCACGCTCGCCGTCCCCACGATGGCGCTCGCCTTCACGCCCCCGCGTCTTGCCCTGGCGGCCTCGCGTCTTGCCCTGGCGCCTCCGCGTCTTGCCCTGGCGCCTCCGCGTCTTGCCCTGGCGCCCCCGCGTCTTGCCCTGGCGCCCCCGCGTCTTGCCCTGGCGCCCAAAACTCTTGCCCTGGCGGCCCCGCGTCTTGTCCTGGCGCCCAAAATTCTTTTCCTGGCGCCCCTCACGTCTTGCCCTGGCGCTCCCAGCTCTTGCCCTGGCGCCGTCCCGTCCTGCCCTGGCGCCGTCTCGTCCTGCCCTGGCGCCCCCGCGTCTTGCCCTGGCGCCCTGTCGGCCCGCCCGCTCGCCCCTCGCCACCTTCCGTTTGCCCCCTTCCGCAACGGAGCGGTACGCTTTCAAGCAAGAGCCGGGAAGCCCTCCTCATGAGCACGAGCACGGACAAGCTGCGGGCAAAGCGAAAATGGTCGCCCGCGCTCTCTGCCGCCCTCGCCGCCGCGGCCGCCGCCGCCCTGTTGATCGGGCTGCGCGGATCGAACACCGAGCTCGGCCTCGAGAGCACAGACGCCGTGCCCGGCTACGAGCTCGCCCTGGTCGGCGGCGACCGCCCCACACGCGCGGAGCCCGCGCCCTCGGAGGCGCCTTCCACGGTCGTCCTCGGGCCGGGATCGTCGCTCGAGATCGTCCTCCGGCCAGCCACCCCCGACCCGAAGCCCATCGGCGTGCGCGGCTTTCTGATCCAGAACGAACAGGCGCGGCCCTGGGAGGTCAAGGCCGAGGTCTCCCCCGACGGAGCGGTCCGGATCGCGGGTGAGCGCGAGACCTTGTTCGCGAACGTGCCCGCGGGCCCCTGGGAGATGGCCGTCGCGATCGGGCGCCCCGAAGCCCTGCCCGACGCCGAAGCCGCCGTCCGCGGCACCCCGGGCGACAAGGATGCGCGCGTGCGGACGTTCCGCCGCAAGATCGTCCTCACCGACGAGGGCCCCGCCCGACCATAACCTGCCGTTCATGAAGGCCACGCTCTGCGCTGGCAATTGCCCCGGCACGGGTCCGGTGCAGACGACGGCCGGTCGCGTTCACGGAGGGAGACTGCATAGGGGTAATTCCCCCGCGAGCTTCCGCCTCCGCCCCTCGATCCACGCGCGCGCCTCCGCCTCCGAATCGACGAACACCATCGGGGGCGCGTCGCGTTGCAGGAGCGCGGTCGCCTTGTCGATCAGCGTGGCGATCGCGCGCTGCCGGAAGCTCGCGCCGAAGATCACCATGCCCTTGTTCTCCCGCCTCACCTGCGTCGTCGCGGCGAGCTTGCGCGCGCCGGGCAAGATGTTGCCGAGCCGCGCGAGATCGACGAGCCAGAAGACGTGCTCGCGCTTGCTCCAATCGCACAACCCGGCGAACGCCTGGAAGAAGGTGGCCACGTTCCCCTCCTCGAGGTCGCCCGCGATGCGCAGAAAGAGGATCCCCTCCCCCTCGCACCGATAAGCGTGACCGCCGGTGTTGCACCAGCTCTCCTGATCGCCGTCCTCGTCCATGCCCCCTGCCCCCCCACAGCGTTCGCGTTCAGCCGTCGAGGGGCCCCGCCCCTCAATTCTTCTTCCCGCTCTGGATCCACTCTTCGCGCCGCTTTTCCTGCGCGACCCTGCGCGAGAGCGCGTCTTCGAGGTTTCTCGGCAGCTCCTCCAGCCGCTTCTTGTGCATCTTGATGCTGAGCTCGTAGAGACCTCGATCGCGCTCCGGGAGCTTGTCCTCGTACTCCTCGAGCACGACGCTGGCAAATTCCACGTAGTCCTCCGACAGCTCGCGGCGGTGATCGTAATAGCTGCGGATCTCCTCCTCGGTGGCGGTATTCGACTGGATCTTTCCGTAAAGGTCGTTCCAGCGCCGCTCCTCCTCCGCGCGCGCCTGCAAGGTCGCAGGGTCGTCCGTGGGCGCGCCGAGGCGGAAGTAGAGGTTGTCGGGGAGGAGCGCGCGCAGGTGCTCGAGATCCACGGGATACCGGGCCTCATCGCCGCTCGGAGGCGCGGCGCTCGCCTGCGCTTCCGGCGCCGCGCCGGCGTCGTCCCCGACGGGGCCGCGGGGCGCGGGGGGCGGGGCGTCGTCGCGTCGTCGTTCAGGAGAGCTCGTGGGCGCGCTCGGGCTCGACGCCGCGGGCTCGGCGTCGCGGGGGGTGAGGGCGAAGCGGATCGCCCCGGCGAGGAGGAGCCCGAGCAGCGCGGCGCCGAGCACGCCTGTCCACGGCACCTTCCTCGGAGGACCTTTTCCGCCCATCCAGCGCAAGATACCCACATCGCGCACGCTTGACAATGCGCCGGGACTGCGGCGTCCACGGTAGATGCGCAGCCCCACGGCCAATTTTCACCGGCTCGATAATGCGGGGAGCCCTGTGCTTTCGGGTGTATCCGCCTCCCCCCGGCGCCTATACTTGCCGCCTCCACGCCACCTGGGAGGGAGAGCTCAATGAAACGCTTTCTTACGATGGGTCTCTTTGCAGCAGCGGTCGCGGCGCCTGGCGTCGCCCGGGCCGAGGTGCTCATGACGAGCATCATCGAGGTGATCGTCGACGGGGGCAACGATTACGCCTGGAAGAAGGTGGAGCTCCCGGGGACGAAGTGCGGCAACGGCTCGCAGTACAAGTTCTTCGTCCACCAGACCAGCTCGCCCAACGTGCTCTTCCTCTTCGAGGGCGGCGGCGCGTGCTGGGATTACGACACGTGTAGCGGGCGCGCCGGCGTCCTCGGCGCGGCAAACCCGAACGGCATCGCCGACGATTACATGACCCAGGCGACGGCCAAGTACGTCTCCCCCCTCGTGAATGGCGCCGACCCGGGCCTGCCCCTGCGCAGCCGGACCGACCTGCCGACGAAGGGCTGGAACATCGTCTACATGCCCTATTGCACGGGCGACGTGCACGTCGGCAACAACGTCGTCACCTACACCGATCCGACGGCGCAACAGCCGCCGCTCACCTGGCACCACGCGGGCTACACGAACACGCTGGCGGCGGTCGACTACGCGAAGACGCTGTTCCCGAACCCGCAAAAGCTGCTGATGACGGGCTACAGCGCCGGCGGCACGGCCACCTCGGCCGCCTATTACTTCGTGCGCAAGGGCATGAACCCGAAGCGCGGATACCTCTTGAACGACTCGGGGCCGATCCACATGGCGCCGAACACCGACTACCTCTCGCGCGACCTGCACGACACGATCCGGAAATCGTGGTCGCTCGACTCGGTGTTCGCGGGGCTGCCCGCGAGCTTCGACAAGAGCGACTTCGGCACCATCAACCGCATGGTGGCGCAGACGTTCCCGACCGATCAGCTCGCCTATACCGGCTACAAGCGCGACTACAACTACTCGCGGTTCTCCTACGAGCGCTTCTGGACCCCGAACGACAAGGAGAGCGTGCTCGGCTACTGGAAGCAGGACCAGGACAACTACGTCGCGGAGCTGAAAAAGTACCCGAACTGGAGCTACTTCATCCCGCACCACAGGCCGATCAACGAGAGCCATTGCAGCACGATCGTCACCTTCCTGGGCAGCCACGCATGCCAGAGCATGCAAAAGAAAAAGTACCCCTGGGAGTACCTCGAGTACCCGCTCGGCCAGAGCTACAAGTGCTACAGCGAGATGGTCTCGATGGAGGCGTTCCTCGACAGGTTCATCAACCAGGATCAGGTCGTCCGGATCAACGAGCCCGCGAACGGGTACAACGAGGAAGACCCCGGGATGAAGCTCGTCGCGCCCCTCGTCAACGCGGCGATCAGCGGCTAGCCGCGTAGCTCGCCCCCGCGTCCGCGGGCGCCTGCGGGCCACCCCACACTCGGGCCGCGATCTCAGCCGAAATCGCGGCCTCCGAGGCCCCCTCACGAAGAACCTTGCCCATCCCTCCCCGCCGGGCGATCATCGCTGCCGTCCGTGGTATCCCCTGCATCACCGCACACACCCCCGGCCTCGCCGGTGGCCCCCGGCGTCGTCCTCGCCCACAAGTACCGCGTCGAGCGCGTCCTCGGCCAGGGCGGGATGGGCTATGTCGTCGAGGCCAAGCACATCGCCCTCGACGAGCGCGTGGCGCTGAAATTCCTCCTCCCGGAGTACGCCAAGCACCCCGAGGCCGCGACGCGCTTCCTGCGCGAGGCGCGCGCCGCCAAGAAGATCAAGAGCGAGCACGTCGCCCGCGTCTCCGACGTCGGCGAGCTCGACGGCGGCGCGCCGTACATGGAGATGGAGTTCCTCGACGGCGTGGACCTCGCGCGCCTGCTCAAGGACCGCGGCGTCCTCTCCGTGCCCGACGCCATCGATTACATCCTGCAAGCCTGCGAGGCCCTCGCAGAGGCCCATAGCTACGGCATCGTCCATCGCGACATCAAGCCCGCCAACCTCTTCCTCACGAAGCGGCCCGACGGCACCCCGCTCGTCAAGGTGCTCGATTTCGGCATCTCGAAGATGATGAGCAGCGGCGAAAACGCCCTCACGCGCACCTCGACCGCGATGGGCTCCGCCCTCTACATGTCGCCCGAGCAGATGCAGGAGACGCGCGCGGTCGATCACCGCACCGACATCTATTCGCTCGGCATCGCGCTCTTCGAGCTGCTCGCGGGCAAACAACCGTTTTACGCGGAGACCCTGCCCCAGCTCTGCGCCGAGGTCCTCACCGGCACCCCGAGCCCCTTGCGCTCCTTCCGCCCCGACGTGCCCGAAGACCTCGCCCTGCGCATCGAGCTCGCCTTCGAGCGCGACAGGAGCCGCCGCTATCAGTCGATCGCCGAGCTCGCCCTCGGGCTCGCGCCCTACGCGCCGGCACGCGCGCAAGGCTCCATCGACCGCGTCGCGCGCATGGCGGGCATGACGCCCCTCGCCGCCGGACAGCCCGCCCCGATCCCGATCCCCCACGCGCGCGCGTCCTCGCCGAGCCTCCCCGCCCCGCAGGCCACCGCGACGCCGCTGTCGCCCACCCTGCCCACCTCGGTGCAGGCCGAGACCGCGCTCCTGCCCGCCGCCCCCGCGCCGCGCGAAGGCTCGTCCTCGGACCTGCTCGGCGCCCGACCCGCCGCGGAGGTGCAGATCAACGCGCCCCCCGTCGCCGATCGGCTGAGCCCCGTCCCGGCGGTGCCCGCGCCGCGGCGCAAGCCGACCCCGCCCACCCCGGACATGGCGGACGCCGAGCCAAACCGCATCGTCGCCGATTCCTACGACGGCCCGATGAGCGTCAATGCCGCGGCCGCGTTCGCGAGCTCGGCGCACAAGGCGCGGCTCGAGCAACAGCAGCAGAATGCGAGCGGCAGGGCGCTGCTCATCACGGCCCTCGTGCTCGGTGGGCTCCTCGGCATCGGCGGCGGCGTCGCCGTCTTCGCCCTGCGCGACCAGGCCGAAATGCAGCACGACGAGCACGTGAAGCCCGCCGCGATCGCCCCTGCCGAGCCCAGGAAGCCCGCGACGCCGGACATCACGGTCCGCCCCTCCCCCGACCCGCTGCCGAGCGCCACGACGGCCGTCACGTCGCCGAGCGCCTCCGCCGCCGCGACCGTGCCCGCCGGGGCCACCGTGCCGGGTCCAGGCGCAGGCGGCCGCGCGCCGCGGCCCGCACCCACCCCGGGCTCCACACCGAAGCCCAGCCACGGATCGTCCACGGATGTCTTCGACGACCGCTGACCCCCGCTCCCCGTCGCCTCTTCGCCGGGGCCTGCGCGCGGCCGTGCTCGGGGCCGCGCTCCTCGCCGCGCCGCTCTCGGCCCACGCGCAGGGCAGCGACAAGGCGGGCGCAGAGTCGCTCTTTCAGGAGGGCAAGGCGCTCCTCGCGGCGGGCAAGACGGCCGAGGCGTGCCCCAAGTTTGCCGAGAGCCAGCGCCTCGATCCCTCGGTCGGCACGCTCTTGAACCTCGCGCGCTGCCACGAGCAGCTCGGCCGCACCGCCTCGGCGTGGGCCACGTACAAGGAGGCCGCCACGCTCGCGCGCGCCGTCGGACAAACCGAGCGCGAGACCGCCGCCAAGGATTTCGCGCGCAAGCTCGAGCCGCGCCTGTCGCGCCTGCGCATCGAGGCGAAGAGCCCCCCCGCAGGCCTCGCCATCAAGCGAGACGGCATCGCCGTCGGCGAGGCGTCGCTCGGCTCGGCCATCGCGGTCGATCCGGGCGAGCACACGGTCGAGGCGACCGCGCCCGGTTACAAGACCTGGTCGGCGAAGATCGTGGTGGGTGCGGAGGCCGACACGAAATCCGTCACCGTGCCCGCGCTCGAGCCCGACCTCGCCGCAGGGGCCGGCACGGGTGGCGCTCCGGTCGTGGCCACCGAGCCGGATGCGGGCGCGGGCGGCAAGAGCGGCATGCGCACGGCGGCGTTCGTCGTGGGAGGGGCGGGCGTCGTCGCGCTCGGCGTGGGCGCGGTGTTCGGCGGGCTCGCGATGAGCGACGCGGGCGAGCTCGAGGAGCGCTGCCCCAAAGGCGCGTGCAGCCGCGACGACCAGGAGCTCATGACGAGCGCCAACACCAAGGCCACGGTCTCGACGATCGGCTTCGGCGTGGGCGCGGCGGCGCTCGGCACGGGCGTCGTGCTCTTCCTCCTGTCGCGTTCGCCCTCGAAGGAGAGCGCCCAGAGCGCGCAGATCGTGCCATCCTTCGGCCCGAACGGCGGCGGAGCATCGATCGTCGGCACGTTCTAGCCCACAGGGACCCCCGAGGCCCTTTCCGACCTTCCCACCTGCCCTAAGAAGCGACGCATGAACTTCGACCTGACCGAAGACCACCGCCTCATCCAGCAGACCGCGCGCGACTTCGCGACCAAGGAGATCGAGCCCAAGGCCGCCGAGCTCGATCGCACCGCGCGCTGGCCCACCGAGATCGTGGCGCGCATGGCCGAGCTCGGCTTCATGGGGCTGGCGATCCCCACCGAATACGGCGGCGCCGGCCTCGACACCGTCTCCTACGTCCTCGTGATGGAAGAGGTGAGCCGCGCGTGCGCCTCGAGCGGCGTCATCATGAGCGTCAACAACTCGCTCTTCTGCGACCCGCTCTACAAGTTCGGCACCGACTTCCAGAAGACCGAGATCCTGACGCCCACCGCGAGCGGCCAGAAGCTCGGCGCCTTCTGCCTCACCGAGCCCGCGAGCGGCTCGGACGCGCGCACGATGAAGACCGTGTGCGAGAAGCAGGGCGACGGGAGCTGGATCCTGAACGGCTCGAAGAACTTCATCACCGTCGGCCCCGAGGCCGAGCACCTCATCGTCTTCGCCGTGAGCACGCCTCACCCCGAGAAGCCGAAGCACACCGCGCTCCTCGTCCGCCGCGACTGGCCCGGCTATCAGGTCGCGCCGCACGACGAGAAGATGGGCATCCGCGCCGCGCACTCGTCGACGATCTTCTTCGAGAACGTGCGCGTGCCCAAGGAGTACGTGCTCGGCGAGGAGGGCCTCGGCTTCAAGGTCGCGATGGCCACGCTCGACGGCGGCCGCATCGGCATCGCGGCGCAAGCCCTCGGCATCGCGCGCGCGGCGTACGAGAAGGCCGTCGCGTACTCGAAGGAGCGCAAGGCGTTCGGCGGGACGATCTCGGGGCTGCAAGCGATCCAGTTCATGATCGCGGACATGGCCGTCGAGCTCGACGCCGCGCGGCTGCTCACGCTGCGCGCCGCGTACATGAAGGACAAGGGCGTGCGCCACACGGCCGAGAGCGCGATGGCCAAGCTCTTCGCCTCCGAGATGTGCACGCGCGTCACGCACAAGGCGCTGCAGGTGCACGGCGGCTACGGCTACACGACCGAGTACGGCATCGAGCGGCACTACCGCGACGCGCGCATCACCGAGATCTACGAAGGGACGAGCGAGATCCAGCGGGTGGTCATCGCCGGCAACGTGCTGAAGGGCTGATGGAACGCATCGATTTCGGAAGGGCCCTCGCGGCGGCGGCGATCTTCGCGATCGCCGCCTGCGGCGGGACGGAGCAGACGACCAACACGCCCGTCGACACGGGCAACTCGGGCAAGCAGACCTCGTCGCCCGACCTCGACGCCGAGATCGGCGGCATGGAGGAGGCGAAGGTGCAGTCGGCCTTCGAGCGCACCTCGGGCAAGCTGACGGCGTGCTTCACCGAGGGCACCAAGCGCATTCCCTTCCTGGGCGGCGACGTGCGCTTCGCGCTGCGCGTCGGCAAGGACGGCACCGCGCGCGTGGCCTACCTGAAGGAGTCGACGCTCGGCGACCGCGAGACCGAGGCGTGCATGCTGGGCGCCGTGCGCGCGGCGAGCTGGCCCGCGCCGGTCGGCGGCAAGGAGGGCCTCGCCGAGGGCGGCTTCAGCTTCGACCCGAGCGCGGACGAGCGCCCCGCCGTGGCGCTGGACGCGGACAAGCTCGGCAAGGAGCTGCCGAAGGCGAAGGACGCCATCGCGCGCTGCCGGTCGAGCGTGGGCGGCGGTCCGGTCAAGGTGACGATGTACATCGGCACCAACGGCAAGCCCATCGCGGTGGGCCTCTCGAGCGCCGACGACAAGGGCGAGGAGGCCGCGTCCTGCATCGTCGACGCGCTGCGAGAGATGAAATTCCCCTCCCCCGGCAGCTACGCGGGCAAGGTCACCATCACCACGGATTGACGGGCGGGCGCGGGGCCCGCCCCCGCGCTAGGCTTCCCTCGTGATCTGGAAGCTCATCCGCGAGATCCTCACGCTCCTCTGGAAGCTCTTGCGCACGGTCATCCGCGACCGGCTCAAGCAGGTCCTGCGGCGCCTGTTCTTCTACACGGTGCTCTTCGCCGCGGTCGCGCTGGTCGTCGTCTGGATCGCGAGCTGGTTCTACTGACTCAGCGCAGCGCGTGGCGGGCGATGACGATGCGCTGAATCTCGCTCGTCCCCTCGTAGATCGTCGTCACGCGCGCGTCGCGCAGGTGGCGCTCGGCGGGGAAGTCGCGCACGTAGCCGTAGCCGCCGTGGAGCTGCACCATGCGGTTGGTGATGCGCACGGCGGCCTCGCTCGCGTAGACCTTCGCCATCGCCGCCTCGGCCGAGAAGACGGCGCCCGACTCCTTCAGGTACGCCGCGCGCAGGGCCAGCATCCGCGCCGCGTCGAGCTCGGTGCGCGAGTCGGCGATCATCCACTGGATCGCCTGGTAGTCGCCGATCGCGTGGCCGAACTGCTTGCGCTGCCGCGCGTAGTCCACGCCCGCCTCGAGCGACGCCGTCGAGATGCCGATCGCCTGTGACGCGATCCCGATGCGCCCGCCGTCGAGGGCCATCATCGCAATTTTAAAACCCTCGCCCTCCGAGCCGAGCAACGCGTCGGCCGGCACGCGGCAGTCGTCGAGCGTGATGGGCACCGTGTTCGACGCGCGCAGGCCGAGCTTGTCCTCGGGCTTGCCGGCCCGAAGGCCCTCGGTGCCGCCCTCGACGAGGAACGCCGACAATCCGCGCGTCCCCGGCCCGCCCGTGCGCGCCCAGACCACGAACACGCCCGCGTAGGCGCCGCTCGTGATCCACTGCTTCTGCCCGCGCAAGACCCAGCCGTCCTCGGTCCGCTCGGCCACCGTGCGCATCGAGCCGGGATCGCTGCCCGCCTCGGGCTCGCTCAGCGCGAACGAGCCGGCGGCGTACTCGCCCGAGCAGAGCCTCGGCACGTAGCGCGCGCGCTGCTCTTCGGTGCCGAAGCGCGAGATCACCTCGGCGACCATGTTCGTCACGCTCATGGTCACGGCCGTCGAGGCGCAGGCCCGCGCGACCTCCATCATCGCGAGCGCGTACGCGACGACGCCTGCCTCGGCACCTCCGAGCGCGGAGGGCACGTTCACGCCCATCAGCCCGAGCTCGGCGAGGCCTTGCAAGATCTCGCGGGGGAAGCGCTCCTCTCGGTCGAGGTCGGCGGCGGCGGGGCGAATCACTCGCTCGGCGTACTCGCGCGCGGTGCGCACGACGAGCGCCTGCGTCTCGGTCAGCTCCAGATCCATGGGCGAAGCGTTACTGGCACTGTTTCGTGAAATCGCAAGGATCGCCGCCCTTTGCGGTGACCGCGATGCTGTACTGGGTGCACGTGCCCGTGGCGCCCAGCTTGCGGGAGACGCGCAGATAGTACTTCGCGCTGTTGTCGTTGCAGTGCACGGGCTGCGTGCCGTCGTTCGCGCAGATCGCCTCGCCCGCGAGC includes:
- a CDS encoding arylamine N-acetyltransferase family protein, with translation MSQTIDLDAYFQRIGYTGPRAATLDVLRDIVRRHAETIPFENLSPFLGWPVPLDLPSLEKKLLHERRGGYCFEQNRVLQVVLQSLGFRITPLAARVLWNIPEDTITPRSHMLLRVDLDEGPYIADVGFGGQTPTGPLRLETGIEQSTPHEPYRLFDKAGYIVMQAKAGESWRTTYRFDLQEQFQADFEVTNYYLSTHPNSHFRTTLRVARPAPGCRYTLLNRQMSIHHVDGPTERRVLESAAEMRQALERDFLIAVPDTPDLDAAFERLPQ
- a CDS encoding GH3 auxin-responsive promoter family protein translates to MHPIATSLIESAFIAASRLAKRRFDAQAPRAGEVNRDLLQRILRRQADTEFGRRYGFHALRSASDFQRAVPICTYDDIRADIERMARGESNVLTRDPVVAFGLSSGTTGNQKLIPFTTYGNRRNMAISLIMRGAVYEAIPAARRGGRGILLMSGVLTGKTEGGFPTGAASALAMNNMLKGRLKFWVSPDEAFLIRKQTDAHYVHLLFGLADPGLASLGAPFASGLLDFFQLLEARWPALVDDLGRGTLSADITLPPELDAPIRARLRAHPARARALGREFERGFSGIARRIWPALSHASAITGGSFHLYADKLGRYLGDLPLVSSFYGATEAIMGVNLGADRPVYAMLPTSAFWEFIPAAELDAERPSTRLLDEVEKGERYEIVLTTFTGLYRYRLGDVVEVVDHHGKTPVVEFVHRRGSLLNIAGEKTSEQAARHALTEALSRAGMELIDFSTMEDLGATPKRYVFFVELDARGQPVDVAQLSAWLEEALRRANPFYATLRARMGPIALHPVQPGTFRELRDLLISRGASPSQVKIPRVVTEGPLSQLLMARRVGG
- a CDS encoding STAS/SEC14 domain-containing protein — its product is MDEDGDQESWCNTGGHAYRCEGEGILFLRIAGDLEEGNVATFFQAFAGLCDWSKREHVFWLVDLARLGNILPGARKLAATTQVRRENKGMVIFGASFRQRAIATLIDKATALLQRDAPPMVFVDSEAEARAWIEGRRRKLAGELPLCSLPP
- a CDS encoding serine/threonine-protein kinase — protein: MVSPASPHTPPASPVAPGVVLAHKYRVERVLGQGGMGYVVEAKHIALDERVALKFLLPEYAKHPEAATRFLREARAAKKIKSEHVARVSDVGELDGGAPYMEMEFLDGVDLARLLKDRGVLSVPDAIDYILQACEALAEAHSYGIVHRDIKPANLFLTKRPDGTPLVKVLDFGISKMMSSGENALTRTSTAMGSALYMSPEQMQETRAVDHRTDIYSLGIALFELLAGKQPFYAETLPQLCAEVLTGTPSPLRSFRPDVPEDLALRIELAFERDRSRRYQSIAELALGLAPYAPARAQGSIDRVARMAGMTPLAAGQPAPIPIPHARASSPSLPAPQATATPLSPTLPTSVQAETALLPAAPAPREGSSSDLLGARPAAEVQINAPPVADRLSPVPAVPAPRRKPTPPTPDMADAEPNRIVADSYDGPMSVNAAAAFASSAHKARLEQQQQNASGRALLITALVLGGLLGIGGGVAVFALRDQAEMQHDEHVKPAAIAPAEPRKPATPDITVRPSPDPLPSATTAVTSPSASAAATVPAGATVPGPGAGGRAPRPAPTPGSTPKPSHGSSTDVFDDR
- a CDS encoding tetratricopeptide repeat protein — its product is MSSTTADPRSPSPLRRGLRAAVLGAALLAAPLSAHAQGSDKAGAESLFQEGKALLAAGKTAEACPKFAESQRLDPSVGTLLNLARCHEQLGRTASAWATYKEAATLARAVGQTERETAAKDFARKLEPRLSRLRIEAKSPPAGLAIKRDGIAVGEASLGSAIAVDPGEHTVEATAPGYKTWSAKIVVGAEADTKSVTVPALEPDLAAGAGTGGAPVVATEPDAGAGGKSGMRTAAFVVGGAGVVALGVGAVFGGLAMSDAGELEERCPKGACSRDDQELMTSANTKATVSTIGFGVGAAALGTGVVLFLLSRSPSKESAQSAQIVPSFGPNGGGASIVGTF
- a CDS encoding acyl-CoA dehydrogenase family protein; the encoded protein is MNFDLTEDHRLIQQTARDFATKEIEPKAAELDRTARWPTEIVARMAELGFMGLAIPTEYGGAGLDTVSYVLVMEEVSRACASSGVIMSVNNSLFCDPLYKFGTDFQKTEILTPTASGQKLGAFCLTEPASGSDARTMKTVCEKQGDGSWILNGSKNFITVGPEAEHLIVFAVSTPHPEKPKHTALLVRRDWPGYQVAPHDEKMGIRAAHSSTIFFENVRVPKEYVLGEEGLGFKVAMATLDGGRIGIAAQALGIARAAYEKAVAYSKERKAFGGTISGLQAIQFMIADMAVELDAARLLTLRAAYMKDKGVRHTAESAMAKLFASEMCTRVTHKALQVHGGYGYTTEYGIERHYRDARITEIYEGTSEIQRVVIAGNVLKG
- a CDS encoding AgmX/PglI C-terminal domain-containing protein, which encodes MERIDFGRALAAAAIFAIAACGGTEQTTNTPVDTGNSGKQTSSPDLDAEIGGMEEAKVQSAFERTSGKLTACFTEGTKRIPFLGGDVRFALRVGKDGTARVAYLKESTLGDRETEACMLGAVRAASWPAPVGGKEGLAEGGFSFDPSADERPAVALDADKLGKELPKAKDAIARCRSSVGGGPVKVTMYIGTNGKPIAVGLSSADDKGEEAASCIVDALREMKFPSPGSYAGKVTITTD